A window of Solidesulfovibrio fructosivorans JJ] genomic DNA:
CCGCCGTCGAAACGTTCGTGATGGGCGGCCACCATCTCCACCACGCCGAGTCCGGACAGGCAGGACAGCGGGGCCAGAATCTCGGCCCCGATGGCGGGATGGGCGCGCATGCGGTCCCACTCGGCCTCGGTCAGGCGGCCGGGCTTGCACAACACCGCGTCCGGCACGCCGATCTTGCCGATGTCGTGCAAATGGCCGGCCACATGGACGATGTCGGCCTCGGGCGAGGACAGGCCCAGGCTTCGGGCCAGGACCCTGGCCACCTCGGCCACTTCCTCGGAGTGGGCCAGGGTGTGCGGGTCCTTGGCGTCGATGGCCCGGCCGAGGGAGGCGGCCAGCTCGTGGACGGCGGCCATGACCGTTTCCCGCCGGGATGCGGATTCAGGCGACTGGAGGTCGGGCAGGGTGGGATCGTCGAAAAAGGGCGGCTTGAACATCGGGTGCTTCACGGTACGTCTTGGCTGTGGTTGCATAATGTCCCGGATGGGCTGGGATTTGTCTTATTCCTCATGATAATGGTTGTCAATATCAAAAAAAGGAAAAAGCTTTAGGAAGGGGAGAGCGCGAGAGGGGAGAACCCTTTTCAAAGGGTTTCCCCTCTCGCATCTCTTTCCCTCATAGATAAAAAA
This region includes:
- a CDS encoding HD-GYP domain-containing protein encodes the protein MFKPPFFDDPTLPDLQSPESASRRETVMAAVHELAASLGRAIDAKDPHTLAHSEEVAEVARVLARSLGLSSPEADIVHVAGHLHDIGKIGVPDAVLCKPGRLTEAEWDRMRAHPAIGAEILAPLSCLSGLGVVEMVAAHHERFDGGGYPLGLAGRAIPIGARIIAVADSLSAMLQSRPYRPAMTFEAARAELLRCRGAQFDPDVVAAFLAAQDVVRQLCRSLREKDRPLFPGMCGPERPGVRP